The following DNA comes from Kluyveromyces lactis strain NRRL Y-1140 chromosome E complete sequence.
TTGAGCATAAATCTGATTTCGAAGGTGTGTTAGAAGGTGTATTCCACTCCTCGTTACAGACTGAACCTTTCGTTAAGGAACAATTAAAGGGTGGTTACGGACCAGTGTTCGCAGTCACTTTAAATTCAAAGGAACAATGTAGGAAATTCCCTCAATTATTGACGTGCTTCCAGCATGCTACCTCCTTAGGTGGTGTTGAATCTCTCGTTGAATGGAGAGCCTTGACAGATCCCTACATCATCCCCACCTTGATCAGAGTTTCTGTTGGTGTGGAAAatgttgatgatttgattaagGATTTCGCTAACGCTTTGAAGACTTTGCAAGGAGCAAAGAATTGAGTCCTCTCAGGTTATACTAGCGTTTGTGTCACCTTTTAGAGTATATTGTATATATTTGAACAATAAAAATGCATTTGATACTCGTCTTTACCTGATCTGTTGGTGCGGTTTCAATATCCAATCTTTGTATATTATTTACGTTACCCTAATTATTGATTTCGAACAATCATCGGAAACATCATAAACCTGtaaaattggaaagaatatgTAAACAATGACAGAATAAACAAACAACACTACAAGGTATTGATTCACAAGTCACTGTCGCACTATTAAGAGAATCATATCATTTTTGCTGAATTTAATTACAATTTGGCAATCAACGAAGCTGCTCGGCAATGCCTACGAGTAAACAAAAACCTAAGACGACCAAAGCGTCAAAACCCACCAGAAAGAAGCCAATAGTGACAGAAGGTGTAAGCGTGGTAGATCTGATCAGTGCGCAAGAGGACATAAAGTATACTCATATTATTGATATACCCGCtgataaaaatgaaaatagcGATGATGTAGAAATTGAAGACGTGGAGGATAAGAAATCGGTCAAGAAGAGAGGTAGGCCAAAAGGTTCAAAAAATGGTGGTATTACCAAGAAGACTAAGCCAATTAAGATCAAAACCGCTTCACCATTTAAGATtgataaaaacaaaattgtTAGAGTGAGTAAACATTTAACTTCAGTAAAAGATAAATTGGTTAGGATATACGGCGAGAACAAGGATAAATTGTTGGGTTTAGCAATacagaaagaaatgtttgaaaCTGCTGTTTTCGACTTCAAGGAATCCCAACTCGTGGAATTTCAACTCCCGTTTCAAGATATTACCTCCACAATTAAATTCGGAGATTTTAGTGTCGTTAGTATCTCACGTAATGAGCTGGACGAAATTGTACCATTaaacaatgaagaaatagaaTTTGACATTGGGAAGAACCATTTTGCAACAGTTGCAAATGAAGCAGTCGAGCTTCCGGTGTTCAACTTTGGTACACGGCATGGTTTTGTATTTAATGCTGGAGGTTTTGTTTCAGATTCGGCTTGGACCAAAATTCCAGATTCAGATAAGCAATATCTTGCCATTTCAGTCTCAAGCGATCAAGATGCTGCGGATCCTGATTTGAGATTATCAGGAAAACCAGTACCACATCCGGCACTACTGAAAATATACGAACTTAATATAGTTAAAGGGACAATATCATTATTCTACCAGCTTGCGCATGATTTTGGAGTTTCTTGGGATCTTAAATGGCACCCTGGATTCAGTAGTAACTCAACACATATTGGCGTTTTGACTGGTGTTTTCCAAGATGGCACTATAAAATTTTTGCCAATTGAAAAGAGCTTCAAAGGCCAAATTCACCATTTACACAATCCAGCGTTAACTATAGGAGGGATTGATTCTGGAATCACCAGCTTCGATTTTAGAAGCTCAAACGACATTGTGTGCGGCTTTCAAAATGGATATTACGGAGAGTATTCGGTCAGCGACGATAGGTTCTATGAATACAAGCAGCTTTTTGAATCGTATGTGATCTCCACCATTGTATTACGATCCAATTTTGAGAATACCCTTATTTGCATGAGTGCAGTAGATGGTAATTGTTGCATATTCGACCCAAAGGATATTCGGTTAACGAAAACCTTCGCTACAAGAACTCGTGGAAGTAATACACTTCCTTTAATATATCTTCCTCAACTATACACAGTAATTCGAACCGATTCTCTAAGTTCAATTAAGGCGTTCACACCTCGCGCTATCTTTGTCGACCATAACATTTGTCAACACGATAATACTGTGATATCACTTGGTGCCTCGTCTCTTCACCCCATGTTATTATCTGGAAGCGCTGACGGGAGTGTGGTGTTGAATAACCTCGTACGAAGAATGCTTCAaggtttgaagaacaatACGGACATTTACAGGTATATCAGGTTATGGAAATGGGATTTCAATGAGGAAAACGGACAATACACGCTTAATCCACAATACAACGTTTATCAGTTCTCCAATACAGAAACTTCAAATGTTAAGCTTGATTACTCGGGTATCAATATTCAAAGTGTTAAATGGATTGAAGATATAAGGTATGGTAAATGGTACTCGTTTGCTAATGCAGCAGGATTTGTTGTAATAGAGAAATTAGGTAGTTAAATAAAAAGAACTTCTAACAAATGATTTGCAACTCGCTGTCATGTTTAATATTTAGGTAAAGATGGATTTATCTCATCAATATACTTGAAAAACCCACCTTTAACATCTttgacatctttcaaattgaatttatctttcaatagCCTGGTTGCGAGCTGCGAATCATTTCCGTATCTGCAAAGCACTAATACTTCAGAATCTGCTGAAAGGTGGGGTATTTTGGATTGGAGATTATTCAGATCTGCTGGTAAATCTCTAAGTTCATTCACAGTGATATTATGTGAATTTGGTAGGTGTGATATGGAATAATGAAGACTTGGTCTGACATCAAGCAAAACGTAAGGCTTGgtctttgatgaattccAGTAATCCCGTTCAAATTTATGCACATCGATTCTTTCGTCCTCAGTTAAAACACTATAGTTACGGCTACCGCAGAATGATTGATAATTTATTTTGCCTGATTCGATAGATTCTCTTGTTACAGTCCTGCCTGTTCCACAAGCTGGACAATCTACCCTCCTACCCCTCATTTTGAACTTACGGAGAGTCTGATCAGGGAAACCAGAATACTGAAGTAGAAACGGCTTGAAGTTCTCTCTGGTGTACACGCCAAGTAATAGCTTTAATGCTTCAACCACCATTGCCACACCAACAAGCCCAACGCAGGGTCCTAAGACACCACCTTCTTGGCAGGATGACACCGAAGTTGGAGCAGGAGGAGTTGGGTAGAAGCATCTATAGCAAGGGCCCacattatcaaaattgaagataGATAATTGTCCCTCAGTTCTCAAAGCAGAAGCAGATACAACAGGCTTTCCCAAATTAACTGCCACATCGGATATCAAATAGCGGGCCATTGGTGTGTCGGTGCAATCAAGAATGACATCGTAGTCCTTGAATATATCAAAAGCATTTTCATTACTTAGTCTGACAGGATAACTTGTCACTGATACATGTGGATTTAACTTGTTCAAAACTTGTTTAGCTGATTCAGATTTGAGCATACCAACTTTGATTGTATCATGAAGAACTTGCCTATGTAGATTTGAAGTGTCTACGGTATCATTGTCAACTATCCCGATTTTTCCAATCCCAGCACCTGCTAAGTATGGCAAAGATGGGCATCCTAACCCTCCGGCTCCAATAACAAGAACACTAgcatttttcaactttaaCTGACCCATTAGCCCCTCTGTCTCATCAACAATCATCTGTCTCCCGTATCTCTTAAACTCATCCAACGACATCGGCAAGTCACTAGCATTATTCAAGCTTCTCTCCAAGCAGAGatcattcttcaacttcGCATTCTCTACTCTCAAGTTTTCTATCTCTTCCAGGAGAGATTCATTGGATCTTTCCGTTTCTGTCATATCTCCGTACGGTCTCTAGTACAGTTCTGCTGGACTTCGAAATTTAGACAAGTGTTGCAGGCATCATATTGGCAGGTATAATCAGTGCTCGTTAAAAGGATGCCTTCGTGTGAACttgaatttgatttttcttttcttttgtaaatCATAGTGTCAGTTTATGTAATGGTAAGAGCTGCATTGACTTTTTAACTCAAACACACGGAAAAGCAACCCACTAGCCGCCAAGTTTGATCATTTAAGCCCAATAGTATTTacctttcaaaatatctcATGCGACAGGTCATTATGATGTTTATGAATAAGTGTGTAATTATCTATTTACGTCTGTTTCTGCTTAATAAATAAAGTTTTTAAGTAGcgaagttgaaagaaacaggTAACAACGAGCACAACAGTTAACAGAATTGACCAATATGTTACACTTTCATTAGTCACCTCAGTCATTTCACGAAACAcagcttctttctttttgatgTCATCTTGTTCGTTCTTTATACTCAATAGCCtttcattcaattgatatattctGTCTTTAAGAGACACCATTGCAGAGTTTCTCCTACTTTGCAATGAAATTGCACTACCGATATCTATCGCATGGTATAGCTTGATACGTCTGGTACTATCAGGGTAGTATGGTTCTAAACAAATTTTATGCTCTCCTTTTTCTACTGCACTGAATGAAAAAGGTCCTTGTGGCACCGCTTTCTGAGCCAAGACACGATGGTTGTTATCAAATGTTTCATCAATTGTTATTGATAACGTTACCAAATCATCCTTCTGGAATGTTCCATCGTCTTGTTCCACAACTGTATCGAAGTTTGCTGCTAGCAATTCTCCTTTGTCCAAGTGCTCATAGTAACATTTTATTTCTCCGCTCTTAAGATAGATATGCATGCATTGAGCTAGTCTGCAACTCAGGAGCATCAACAGCACATTGAATATATCAGTGCTTCTCATCTAATACTACCGATTAAACTTGATGACTGTTGTCTCTGTTCCTTACCTTGCTGTTCGTATTTTTCTCTTCGGGTACTCGATACTGTAATTCGTgtctttattattttcaagGCAAGAAGGTATAATGTGCGAGAAACCTTAATAAGATCGGATACGATGTAAAATATCCGGTAAGTGAGCCCGATGATGGATTTTCTGGCTTTAAGTCCATTCAATTATCTGTGAAAACGGGCGTTTATTTAGGTATAAATACATAAATATACTTACCGTTGATACAATAACTAAATACTGGGATTCAAAAACTATCTAACGTAACCCACTATCCTGATTTAATTTAACTCAATCCCATTCGATATGGTCATACTCTCATATTCTCGTAGTCAATCCAGCTTGGCGGTGGGAAAGGCACCGTTGGTATCTTAATCTTCTCGTCATTGCCGTATTTCTCATACCACATCACTTCTTTCTTGCTTTCAAATTGACCTTTGAGTGAGTCTAACAGGTTTATCTCTTTCTGCCAAAATGCAGTGAAAGAAGAGTTCTGAGACAATAGATTAATGGAGCTGATTTTTTCTCGACGAAAAGTAATGTATTTGGACAGGAAGGACTTAAATTCTTTTAAGGTTTTTTCATAATTCTCTATCTCATCATGTTCTCCGAAAAACTCTTCTAGACATTCTTCCTTGTCGAGCAACTTAGTGGTTTCGGTTCCGCATTTATCTTTAAGTATAGAACAATAGGAGTCGTTCGTTTCGCTTAATTGGAAACTGATTTTTTTCGGATCCTGTAAATGttgagagaaaagaatgagGAGTTCGCCGAACTCAACGATACAATCATTGATTAGAACTTCTGATGGGAGTATCAATATCTGGAACGAAGGTCTCACTCGCATGCATTTGTAAAAATGAGAGACATTGATTCCATTATAGTGGTAAGTACTGAGGAAgtcttcatcaaatctGTAACACCAAACTTGGACATTATTGGATTTGGGTAAGAATCCAtaaatttgttcaaaatggACTAGCTCTTCCACTGGAGCATAGCTTATAAATACTTGAGCTTCTTCTACGGTAGAGTCAATATCATCCAGTTCTAAATAGAGCACAATATCATTAGTTCTAAGATCAATATCAAAGTGAGCATTTCTATGGTCATTGTCATGATTAACAAAGTCCAATAACGGGACCAAAGTTGGGCTGACAAAAAAATCATCAGTATCCTCTCCGGAGGATTCGGGTATCTCCAATATTCTGGAGATAACACTACAATAAACAGTGGATATTAATTTTTCATAGTTCATACCTAGAAACCTCGCTGATATGAAACGGTTtataatttcaatgaaCAGTTGTTGAGGAAAGTTCAAGTACTCTTTGTAATATTGGTTCCACTTATCGGcatcttcttgaaaagtATTGCAGGGAAGTGGGACAAAAGTCTTTAAAAGAACTTCGTTCAAGTAAAAAGATGCGAATCCAGTAAGTTTGTAAGTTTTATTATCTGAAAGAATAGCCTTTAGGACCAAATATATCACTATCAGGTTCGTTTCATTGATAAATGCGTGGTGATTTTCATCGCTTAAGAAAGCTGTCAAGTGGCCCTTTATGGAAGCAGTAACCGCATTTTCTGATGTACTTTTAGCCAATATGTCTCGTATCGATGTCATTGATATAGTAGCAGATCTCGGAATCCTGAGAAGTTCAAACTTACTGTCTTTCTCTCCTTTAAGTGTTCTTaatttggtgaaattgacAAACACACCGTAACCGCCGGTGTCTCCATCAACCACTGACTCTCTGATAGTAGTACATTCACTCTTGGTTATGGGAGTATTCTCTAGTAGCCATTCAGTTGCTGCTTCCATCTTATATTGCTGTTTGTTTATGCTTGTTTATGGATATTATTGCATCATAATAATGGTACTCAAGCAAGCAGGATACTTTTTATATAATTCCATTGATATGACATAGAAGAAACGAAGCAAAAGGTTTTACAGTTTAATTTAGGTCAGGTTTGAGAGTTGATTTAAGTAGGGTGTATATATTGAGTAGTGCTTTGCAGTTGCACTTCGAGTCGCTAGTGATATGTTCCCAGAGGTATCTTAAATATGATCACGTGCTTCTAGATGAACCATGACTCCCCTACTGCAGTCTTCTAAAAGATAAAACTTAGGATTACCGTAATAGCAATTCGCTGTACACGATAACAACTGACAAGGGACTCGCTGATTGATATTTTAATTATCCCTTTCATTTTTACATTCTTGACAGCATCGCATGTCATCTTTAccttttcgaaaagaaactattctttaaatttgaTGCAAACCTGCATTTGGCGAGCTCATCACTACTTTAGAATAGATTCGAGGAAGTTTCAAAGAGATAAACAATAGTTATTAGTTGGGCTTTATTAAACCAGCAACAACACTCTATTTTAGTCTGCAATGGTCCAGGTTGTTAAATTAAGTGCATTATCCAAGAAACGTGCAGTCGATGAGGAATCTGATCTTGACATATCAAGTACAGActcaaatatttcagaCCAAGAAAACGGTCAAGaggaacaagaaatcatcaacatcgattttgatttcttcaatggtaATCCCGACGTTGATTTCcatgctttgaagaatctgatGCGTCAGTTGTTTGGACCACAGGAATCGAACAGAATTCAACTAAGTGAATTGGCAAATTTAATCTTGGACTCACCAACTACTACCATCAAAACCGATGGTAAGGAGTCTGACCCATACTGTTTCCTATCATTTATCGATTACAAGGCCAACAAAGATAGTGATTATGCCAAATATCTTCGTAAAGTTGACCCCAAGCTAGCTACTTTCCTACAAACTATAGATCAATCGGAGAAGACTTGTTCGTTAGTCTTGAGTGAAAGATTGATTAATATGCCACCAGAAGTTGTGCCGCCATTGTACACTATCACATTAGAAGATGTGAAGCTTGCGCTTGGGGATGATAAAAACTATGATTTCTACCTAATCGTTTCAAGGAAGTACGAAGTGAATTTTGATATGGACGAAGACGATCTAACATCGAACCAAGCTGTCCGCAAGAAGGTAAGACAAACAAACGAAGTAGACTATTTCCATGAAGAAGATCGTTTCCTTGAAAAGCTAGCCAAAGTCCATGTGGATTCCGAGGCGAGAAAGGGTCTTATTACATCGTACATGGTTTTGGACCATGCTGGACTAATTAAATCCATCGAAGATCTAGATGCGGCCATCAAGACCTGGTGAGTGATGTAAATGTTCAGTAGTTACATTGAGGAAGGTGATGATGGTATGTGGATTAATCCCGTTCTGGGAACCCAACAATTAACGCACGTGACCTGATCTTTAGTTACCCTCCTTACATGATTTCGGCCTcccaaaagaaaaaaaaatctttcaaggaacaaaaaaattGCTGAACAACATGAAATACGTACTTATATAGTAGAAATCGAGAAAACAAGCCGTAATACGGTAACAGAACAGGACCGTGAGAACACTATTCGACTCAGTTTCAAAAGTACCTGACACAGAAAAGCCTTGTTTGGTTGGACGATCCTGTTGTTTGTACAGAAGCGTGCTGTTTCCGAGACAAGCCCTCgctaaaagaaaaatcagAGGACCcagtttcctttttttttttttggatattttcCTATCACTTGCCATTCAGACCGAAAgttatattttttcaacgTGACAGATATTCACAGAACATCTAATAGAAAGTAAGGATTTCAAGGCGATGAGCAGTGCAAGCAAAGGGAATGCTACTGGAAGTAAGAGCCCAGAGCAGCTCTTAGAGGAGAGACGGCACTTGCTAGTACAATTGTACTGTATCTCACAAATTACCGAGTTAAAAAACGTGGAGAATCATGAGAGAATAGGGAAGGAGATAGAAAAGTTTTTAGATCAACATACCTTGATCAAGGACAAGCCTATAGATATTAATGCATTGCCTAAGTTTAGGCCGAGAGACGTGTCGTCAGATAGGAAGCTGAATAACAGGAGTAAGAGTTCTTCACCGTCAGAAGTGAAACgagaattgaagaaacagcGGTCGAAAGACGTGTCGCCAAGTGGAAGCGAGGAACATGATGTGGATACGCAGACACTCCCGCAGTCTCAAACAAGGGTAGTTCCACGAGTTCAGTCACAGCAGTCAATTCAGCAAAGTTCAAGGCAATCTATGGTGCAAGCGCAGTCATCTCGACAGctgcagcagcaacaactGCAAAAGCAGCGATCGGTGTCTCCCACACAGAAGCTGCCGATAACACATAATAATGTTCCTCCTGTGGTAGTTCAGGCACATATGGAACCGAAATCTGTCCAATATCCGGAGACCCAATCAAAGCCAAGTACTTCTGGAAAGCGTTTGTTAGATGAGGAACAACAAGATATTTCCGAAAATCAAATAAGTAAAAGGCAACGGCTTGATAGTGGAAACCTATCTAATTCTACCGCTGCACGTAACGCTGCAACAATGGAAATTCCGCCTCATCCTTATTCTCAGATGATAGACATCTCACAATTGCATGCTGACCCAACACCAATTGGGGTGAAAGAACCTCAACCCTATATTATAGAATCTATTATCAACAATGTATCAAAGGAAGAGCGTAAGACGTTTTTCGAAGATGACATAAATGTGAAAGAGGCGGTATACATGATTACGAAAGAGAACGCGCCAACCAAGTTGGCAAAGGGTATGCccattcaagaaatcaaataCTTATCCCAGACTTTGCCCTTGCTGAGATTGATACCACAATCT
Coding sequences within:
- the UBA4 gene encoding Uba4p (similar to uniprot|P38820 YHR111W Saccharomyces cerevisiae UBA4 Protein that activates Urm1p before its conjugation to proteins (urmylation)) is translated as MTETERSNESLLEEIENLRVENAKLKNDLCLERSLNNASDLPMSLDEFKRYGRQMIVDETEGLMGQLKLKNASVLVIGAGGLGCPSLPYLAGAGIGKIGIVDNDTVDTSNLHRQVLHDTIKVGMLKSESAKQVLNKLNPHVSVTSYPVRLSNENAFDIFKDYDVILDCTDTPMARYLISDVAVNLGKPVVSASALRTEGQLSIFNFDNVGPCYRCFYPTPPAPTSVSSCQEGGVLGPCVGLVGVAMVVEALKLLLGVYTRENFKPFLLQYSGFPDQTLRKFKMRGRRVDCPACGTGRTVTRESIESGKINYQSFCGSRNYSVLTEDERIDVHKFERDYWNSSKTKPYVLLDVRPSLHYSISHLPNSHNITVNELRDLPADLNNLQSKIPHLSADSEVLVLCRYGNDSQLATRLLKDKFNLKDVKDVKGGFFKYIDEINPSLPKY
- the TFC6 gene encoding transcription factor TFIIIC subunit TFC6 (weakly similar to uniprot|Q06339 YDR362C Saccharomyces cerevisiae TFC6 one of six subunits of RNA polymerase III transcription initiation factor complex (TFIIIC)), encoding MPTSKQKPKTTKASKPTRKKPIVTEGVSVVDLISAQEDIKYTHIIDIPADKNENSDDVEIEDVEDKKSVKKRGRPKGSKNGGITKKTKPIKIKTASPFKIDKNKIVRVSKHLTSVKDKLVRIYGENKDKLLGLAIQKEMFETAVFDFKESQLVEFQLPFQDITSTIKFGDFSVVSISRNELDEIVPLNNEEIEFDIGKNHFATVANEAVELPVFNFGTRHGFVFNAGGFVSDSAWTKIPDSDKQYLAISVSSDQDAADPDLRLSGKPVPHPALLKIYELNIVKGTISLFYQLAHDFGVSWDLKWHPGFSSNSTHIGVLTGVFQDGTIKFLPIEKSFKGQIHHLHNPALTIGGIDSGITSFDFRSSNDIVCGFQNGYYGEYSVSDDRFYEYKQLFESYVISTIVLRSNFENTLICMSAVDGNCCIFDPKDIRLTKTFATRTRGSNTLPLIYLPQLYTVIRTDSLSSIKAFTPRAIFVDHNICQHDNTVISLGASSLHPMLLSGSADGSVVLNNLVRRMLQGLKNNTDIYRYIRLWKWDFNEENGQYTLNPQYNVYQFSNTETSNVKLDYSGINIQSVKWIEDIRYGKWYSFANAAGFVVIEKLGS
- the BCP1 gene encoding protein-transporting protein BCP1 (similar to uniprot|Q06338 YDR361C Saccharomyces cerevisiae BCP1 Essential protein involved in nuclear export of Mss4p), yielding MVQVVKLSALSKKRAVDEESDLDISSTDSNISDQENGQEEQEIINIDFDFFNGNPDVDFHALKNLMRQLFGPQESNRIQLSELANLILDSPTTTIKTDGKESDPYCFLSFIDYKANKDSDYAKYLRKVDPKLATFLQTIDQSEKTCSLVLSERLINMPPEVVPPLYTITLEDVKLALGDDKNYDFYLIVSRKYEVNFDMDEDDLTSNQAVRKKVRQTNEVDYFHEEDRFLEKLAKVHVDSEARKGLITSYMVLDHAGLIKSIEDLDAAIKTW
- the CTM1 gene encoding cytochrome c lysine N-methyltransferase (weakly similar to uniprot|P38818 YHR109W Saccharomyces cerevisiae CTM1 Cytochrome c lysine methyltransferase), giving the protein MEAATEWLLENTPITKSECTTIRESVVDGDTGGYGVFVNFTKLRTLKGEKDSKFELLRIPRSATISMTSIRDILAKSTSENAVTASIKGHLTAFLSDENHHAFINETNLIVIYLVLKAILSDNKTYKLTGFASFYLNEVLLKTFVPLPCNTFQEDADKWNQYYKEYLNFPQQLFIEIINRFISARFLGMNYEKLISTVYCSVISRILEIPESSGEDTDDFFVSPTLVPLLDFVNHDNDHRNAHFDIDLRTNDIVLYLELDDIDSTVEEAQVFISYAPVEELVHFEQIYGFLPKSNNVQVWCYRFDEDFLSTYHYNGINVSHFYKCMRVRPSFQILILPSEVLINDCIVEFGELLILFSQHLQDPKKISFQLSETNDSYCSILKDKCGTETTKLLDKEECLEEFFGEHDEIENYEKTLKEFKSFLSKYITFRREKISSINLLSQNSSFTAFWQKEINLLDSLKGQFESKKEVMWYEKYGNDEKIKIPTVPFPPPSWIDYENMRV
- the ERP5 gene encoding Erp5p (similar to uniprot|P38819 Saccharomyces cerevisiae YHR110W) → MRSTDIFNVLLMLLSCRLAQCMHIYLKSGEIKCYYEHLDKGELLAANFDTVVEQDDGTFQKDDLVTLSITIDETFDNNHRVLAQKAVPQGPFSFSAVEKGEHKICLEPYYPDSTRRIKLYHAIDIGSAISLQSRRNSAMVSLKDRIYQLNERLLSIKNEQDDIKKKEAVFREMTEVTNESVTYWSILLTVVLVVTCFFQLRYLKTLFIKQKQT